In Astatotilapia calliptera chromosome 23, fAstCal1.2, whole genome shotgun sequence, a genomic segment contains:
- the crlf1b gene encoding cytokine receptor-like factor 1b — translation MIPIVLVILLVPRVLFSTTHVAVISPQDPFLLIGSSLTATCTLSPELGVHASTLYWTLNGARVSSSAYSVVSPSVLSVTLHGLSGSQQRSGDNLVCHGADGRVLAGSCLYVGMPPEKPVNLTCWSRNTKDLSCRWSLGGQGETHVPTKYTLKYKLRWHGKEKECENYSTGNERYSCYIPRNIALFTPYEIWVEATNQLGSATSDITTLDILDVVTTDPPANVQVNRVGELEDQLTVRWAIPPELKDILFQAKYQIRYRLEDSADWKLVDDVGNLTSCRLAGLQPGTVYFVQVRCNPVGIFGSRKAGIWSDWSHPTAASTPSSEQLQSGSCDPKSGEQNSTLRRELKQFFGWVRKHAYGCGGMSMKLYDQWRVWLQKSQKTRKQILQEDNS, via the exons ATGATTCCCATCGTGTTGGTGATCCTCCTGGTTCCACGCGTGTTGTTCTCCACGACAC ATGTGGCGGTGATCTCCCCCCAGGATCCCTTTCTGCTGATTGGCTCCAGTCTAACGGCCACGTGCACGCTGAGCCCTGAGCTCGGCGTGCACGCCAGCACTTTATACTGGACGCTGAACGGAGCGCGCGTGTCCAGCAGCGCCTACAGTGTGGTGTCCCCCAGCGTCCTCAGCGTCACCCTTCACGGCCTCAGTGGATCCCAGCAGCGGTCCGGAGACAACCTGGTGTGCCACGGAGCGGACGGACGCGTCCTGGCTGGATCCTGCCTTTACGTGGGCA TGCCTCCCGAGAAGCCCGTCAATCTAACTTGTTGGTCCCGAAACACGAAGGACTTGAGCTGCCGCTGGAGCCTGGGTGGTCAGGGCGAGACTCACGTCCCGACCAAATACACCCTCAAGTACAAACTGAG ATGGCACGGCAAAGAGAAGGAGTGTGAAAATTACAGCACGGGAAACGAGCGTTACTCCTGCTACATCCCCCGCAACATCGCCCTCTTCACTCCGTACGAGATCTGGGTGGAAGCAACCAATCAGCTGGGCTCTGCTACCTCTGACATCACCACCCTGGACATCCTCGATGTAG TGACCACAGACCCTCCCGCCAACGTGCAGGTCAATCGTGTCGGCGAGCTCGAGGACCAGCTGACGGTCCGCTGGGCCATCCCCCCCGAGCTCAAGGACATCCTGTTTCAGGCCAAATATCAGATACGCTACCGACTGGAGGACAGCGCTGACTGGAAG TTGGTGGACGATGTCGGCAATCTGACATCGTGCCGCCTCGCAGGCCTCCAGCCTGGGACCGTCTATTTTGTCCAGGTGAGGTGCAACCCAGTGGGCATCTTTGGCTCGAGGAAGGCCGGCATTTGGAGCGACTGGAGCCATCCGACCGCCGCCTCCACGCCCAGCAGTG agcagctgcagagcgGCTCGTGCGACCCTAAGAGCGGCGAGCAGAACTCCACGCTGCGGCGGGAACTCAAGCAGTTCTTCGGCTGGGTCCGCAAGCACGCCTACGGCTGCGGCGGCATGTCGATGAAACTGTACGATCAGTGGAGGGTGTGGCTGCAGAAATCGCAGAAAACGCGCAAGCAG aTTCTGCAAGAAGATAATTCATAG
- the tmem59l gene encoding transmembrane protein 59-like, which translates to MLRLGGRMCALSALLSVLLAGLAAASSDLFDDQLGDINYCKKQCALTIRNKSPAKDSIMNACHRGCRLYSICQFVNGNAGFNTSREECQGACQEAYIKLLEQEACSTGCASQPSEPEIKRRKLKAMTLRPKPPSVMEAVSSWCNDIVSSAQSFISSTWTFYLQADDGKVVVFQSQPEMEYSLPKLQAPRSSVADKPWPQVHSHTQRPHGARGHGEKGTPKAAAKGKHAVQHPEDLASEHDFLGCMSRRSGLPRWILAACLFLSIMVMLWLSCASLVTAPEQHIKTQLSINGDKEFLENAHKVNPYHLSPVIAVTVKQSEESQEAGPLPVKVDLNKTCV; encoded by the exons ATGCTTCGGCTCGGCGGCAGGATGTGCGCGCTCTCGGCCCTGCTCTCCGTGCTCCTCGCTGGACTTGCTGCAGCGTCCTCCGATCTGTTTGACGACCAGCTGGGCGACATCAATTACTGCAAGAAGCAGTGCGCGCTCACCATCAGAAACAAAAGCCCCGCTAAA GACTCCATAATGAACGCCTGTCACCGTGGCTGTCGCCTCTACTCCATCTGCCAGTTTGTCAATGGCAATGCTGGCTTTAATACCAGCAGGGAGGAGTGTCAGGGAG caTGCCAAGAGGCATATATTAAGCTGCTGGAGCAGGAGGCCTGCAGCACCGGCTGTGCCAGCCAGCCTTCCGAACCCGAGATCAAGAGAAGGAAG CTGAAGGCCATGACTCTCCGCCCAAAGCCGCCCTCTGTGATGGAGGCCGTGTCCAGCTGGTGCAATGACATTGTCAGCTCCGCCCAGAGTTTCATTTCCTCCACCTGGACCTTCTACCTGCAGGCTGACGACGGCAAGGTTGTGGTTTTCCAG AGCCAGCCAGAGATGGAGTACTCTCTGCCCAAGCTGCAGGCTCCTCGATCCAGCGTGGCAGACAAACCCTGGCCTCAGGTCCACTCTCACACCCAGAGGCCCCACG GTGCGAGGGGACACGGGGAGAAGGGAACTCCCAAAGCTGCAGCGAAAGGGAAACACGCCGTCCAGCACCCGGAGGACCTCGCATCTGAGCACGACTTCCTCGGCTGCATGTCCAG ACGTTCTGGCCTTCCACGGTGGATTTTAGCTGCTTGTCTCTTCCTGTCTATCATGGTCATGCTGTGGCTCAGCTGTGCCAGCCTCGTTACCGCACCGGAGCAGCACATCAAGACACAG CTGAGTATCAACGGAGATAAAGAGTTTCTGGAAAACGCCCACAAGGTCAACCCGTACCACCTGAGTCCCGTCATCGCCGTCACCGTAAAGCAATCGGAGGAGAGCCAGGAAGCCGGGCCGCTGCCGGTGAAGGTCGACTTGAACAAAACGTGCGTTTAG
- the fam78bb gene encoding protein FAM78B: MGCIQSIACNKSRIKRESIVVCDLSATIDHCPTVIEESSPIVLRYKTPYFKASARIVMPPVPRNETWVVGWIQACTHMEFYNTYGDVGMSSWELPQLREGLVRAISDSDGVSYPWYGNTTETVTIVGPTSKPSRFIVSMNDNFYPSVTWAVPVSESNTPLLTNIKRDQSFTTWLVALNTTSREKILLHTIKWRMRVDIAVDPSLPLGSRARLVGRVHQDQPRVLTRMEPIPLNAMGRPNANDAQVLMWRPRRGPPVVVIPPK, encoded by the exons ATGGGTTGCATCCAGAGCATCGCCTGTAACAAGTCACGCATCAAACGAGAGAGCATCGTGGTGTGCGACCTGTCCGCCACCATAGACCACTGCCCCACGGTCATCGAGGAGAGCTCGCCCATAGTGCTTCGGTACAAGACGCCCTATTTCAAAGCGTCTGCGCGGATTGTGATGCCTCCAGTCCCGCGCAACGAGACCTGGGTGGTGGGCTGGATCCAGGCGTGCACCCATATGGAATTTTACAACACCTACGGAGACGTCGGCAT GTCCAGCTGGGAGCTGCCTCAGCTCCGTGAAGGCCTGGTCCGGGCCATCAGCGACTCAGATGGCGTGAGCTACCCTTGGTACGGAAACACGACAGAGACAGTCACCATAGTCGGCCCCACGTCCAAGCCGTCCCGCTTCATCGTCAGCATGAATGACAATTTTTACCCCAGCGTTACCTGGGCTGTGCCGGTCAGCGAATCTAACACGCCTTTACTGACGAACATCAAAAGAGACCAGAGTTTCACCACCTGGCTGGTGGCGCTCAACACCACATCCAGGGAAAAGATCCTGCTCCACACCATCAAGTGGAGGATGAGGGTTGACATCGCAGTGGACCCGTCCCTGCCTCTGGGTTCCAGGGCCAGGCTGGTGGGCCGGGTGCACCAGGACCAGCCGCGGGTGCTGACTCGAATGGAGCCCATCCCTCTTAACGCCATGGGGAGGCCCAACGCCAACGATGCCCAGGTTCTGATGTGGAGGCCGAGGAGAGGCCCTCCGGTTGTTGTCATACCGCCCAAGTAG
- the rex1bd gene encoding required for excision 1-B domain-containing protein yields MVPSDFKALIQRFYHLQSERVETYRLFEEGHEAYLRTGPHYDFDHYRQLVHEITQAFCGISKEVLEIKGRLHDEFDRPDLSEHIEKLQNKEKEKLELTAKLQLAKQQAQDQPEDQSCQEQIQEIKHKIIQNKEALSEIMQDFKYDSEECD; encoded by the exons ATG GTGCCTTCAGACTTTAAAGCCCTGATCCAGAGATTTTATCATCTTCAGTCCGAGCGGGTCGAAACCTACCGGCTCTTTGAAGA GGGACACGAAGCCTACTTGAGGACAGGGCCCCATTATGACTTTGACCACTACAGGCAGCTGGTCCATGAGATAACGCAGGCGTTCTGCGGCATCTCTAAGGAAGTGCTGGAGATCAAGGGCAGGCTGCACGACGAGTTTGACAGACCAGACCTCTCCGAGCACATTGAGAAATTGCAGAacaaagagaaggagaaactTGAACTG ACGGCTAAGCTGCAGCTGGCCAAGCAGCAGGCCCAGGATCAGCCGGAGGACCAGAGCTGTCAAGAACAGATTCAGGAGATCAAGCATAA GATCATCCAGAACAAAGAGGCTCTGAGTGAGATCATGCAGGACTTCAAGTATGACTCAGAGGAGTGCGACTGA